The sequence below is a genomic window from Phoenix dactylifera cultivar Barhee BC4 chromosome 8, palm_55x_up_171113_PBpolish2nd_filt_p, whole genome shotgun sequence.
TCATACGTCTGTTCTTTTACTGTTGTCCTGTTCTTTGATCTCCAGAGTGGGGAAAACATCTTTGGCGAACCGGTATCCTTGCTAATCTCGGTGATGAACTGCACTTATATACTTGTTTCCTATTTCTTGTGGCGATTGATGTGATAGAGCTTTAATTTTCTTTCTAATACAGgtggttatttcattgtttcttcctttttttgatatttataaGCATTCTTGATTTCATGAGGGTCAAGAATTCCGGCCAAGTTTCACAGATATTCTTGTTTCCTGTCTATTTATTCTTTCTTGTTTTACTcttatataaaattttcttttaattttctttccaaTTTGGAAgggttttttattttattttattttattctttctgGTTTGAATCCAGCGGCATTTTTGTTCTCCTTGGGATCAAGAAACATAGCCAAGAtccatcctttttcttttgaaattccgACTGAAACAAAGGTGGCAAGAGCTATACGAAATAGTTCTCGTTTGTAATGATTCTTGTTCTGCTTGACAAGATAACAATACGTGGATCTCGTCAATAATATGTGGATTCTTGaccataattttagatttatacGCAACAGATTCAGGGAAGACTCTAAGTCTACGCTTGTTGCTGATATATCTGCAATAGAACTTCGGATAGGCGACAGGCGTGTGACTTTGCAAGTGAGCTCTCGTTCTATTTCTTGTTCATTCTTTTCTACTTCTTGAGAACATTTTGCATTGCTGATATTTTTACTATTGTTTGAGTACGTAGCTCTGGGATACAGCTGGTCAGGAAAAATTTCAGAGTCTTGCTCCAGTCTTTTATAGACGAGCAGATTGCTGCGTATTGGTCTTTGATGTCACTAATCCCAgttctttttcctctctttaCGACTGGCACAAACAGTTCCTTGAAATGGTTTGTAATTCATCAGCTCCCTTCCAACATTTCTTTAAAGTTCTTCAACATAATATTTCATTCTCTCCTGGAAGATTCAATATAGATCATGTTCGTCGCATTCTAATGCATTTAAAAATCAATTTGGTTCTTGATAACGCATGTATAGTTCTCTGGCTCAGCTTGATAAATTACAAAACCCCAATTTCTGCGTATGGTTTAAAAGCTTTCCAGGTCCAATTTTCTGTCCGTATATTAATTAACTAAATATATCCGCCAGTGAATGATGTATGAAGGCTTATTTTACATGAAATGATGACATGTCTTGTGCTCAGATGAGCATCGAACATTCAGatttagggcctgtttggaAGATTTGAACGGCTCGCTCCAAAGTTAATTCTGGGTAATTATGAATACAGGCCTCAGCCCAGCCTGTAATCCTATGTGTTTACTAGTTGTATTGGCCCAATTAACCAATGAATCCTATAGAATTTTGAGCCCAATCATCCAAACACGAGAGAATTTGTGTCAAATAATACTGTGCAAAAAACTTTTTCTTCTATGTGAAAGCTACTTTTAATTGCTTAGCTAGAAATAGGTTCAAGAAGCTTAAGGTAACCCAATGCTTGAATGCGTTTAGTAGCTAGAAATCTAGATGTTGGGGACCATCAGTCCTAGAATATGATCTCATAGAGCTGCTCCAGCTCCCTTTTTTATCCCTACAAATGataaaaattaatcaattaaatgaAAATTCATTTACtgtcaaaaatcaaaaaaatcattATAATACACAATTAAGTTATTTACTAGGACTATAAAACTTTTTAATatgcatatattaaaaataatttaacatATTTTAGTTTTTCTCATGTTAATTTTAGGTAATTCTACTGGGAACTTATGTTCATGTGTAAGAGGCATTAGTTCACATTCCAATATTATATGGCAATTTGTCATTAAcatcattttctttaattttgcaTTCAATAATTTGTCGAATGAACTGATCActaattatttaaatattaatactTAATTGTTGCTATGCCACTTATCCTCCTCCTATACACATAAACAAACTGCaatcatctatttttatattaagatatatattttattaattttctgaTGACATGTAAAAACTAGGAATTATGAAATTTCATGATTTATTAACTTGCTGCAAATATTATCAATAAAACAGTATATGAataatttgaattatcatatatcttCGATAATTATATGTTTAAATTGAGAAGAAATCAACGAATTCAGTAATTATTTCTATATTCAAAGGGGGGGTATGCATTTGGTGATGTGTAAATCATCCCTATCGATGGAAGTGTAAATCCTTATTTATCTTTTTTCAGATTTTTAGATATTTCGGCCCAATTCTTCCCCTTAATCTCTTGATTCTATTTTGGGTTCATTGTTCCATGCAAGCAATGGATCCATGCTTTTACAAAACAGAAAGACTAACAGGAAGGAAATGAGTTTCAAAGATAGGTCTGCTCCAAGACTTAACATTATTTTTGACTGACAAAAAAATTATGTCAATGTATTAAAAGAAGGTATTTTCTTTACATAGGATCTTATGTGGATAGCATGGCTTTTCGGCTTAACTACGGAAAACAGGCCATATTAAGTGTAATGTAAAATGTAATGCAAATAACTAACTTATACTCCAGAATCATGAATTTCCCTTCAGGTTGCAATAGATATGTGTCAATATTTTGTCTCATATATATGCATGTCTGTATATATGCCTGCATGtaaacatgcatgcatgtgctgatgcacataaatacaaatattgaaGCTTAGGCTCAATCACGTTCCAATGTGCTTAGGGAATTTTTATTAATGAACCGAAACTTGGACTTCCTTGTCATGCATGAGAATTAAATTTGCCTGTTGGACGAATAACCATTAATGCTTTGAGAGCATCTTATATCGTATCAGAATACTGCATGCTATATATGTATTTTCCCAGAAAATTTTGCATTTGTTGCTCTTTTATCTGTTCatccttttctaatttattATCAGTTTCACACTTTCATGTATATCAAGGCTAGTTGTGTCTGTGGTCTTTTCTGTTATGAACATTGCCTAGCAAATTAATAGACTCAAGGCTGCAACTCTTACTCTATTTCAGGCCAGGCCATCAGACCGGGAGAAATTTCCATTTGTTCTACTTGGAAACAAGGCTGATACAGATGGACAGACCAGAAGACGGGTGAGGAACGCAATGCCTTTATATATTTTGttctcaattcctccttgtaccgtgttcttagattttttttttttctcctcatcACTACTCATATAGGTTCCTGAGGTCAGAGCAAAGCAGTGGTGCAGTATGCGTGGCAACATACGTTACTTTGAGACTTCAGCAAGAGACAACCAGAATGTTGATGCTGCCTTTTTCCATGTTGCTAAACTTGCACTAGCCAATAACGATGAGCAGGATATGTAAGTATCCCTTGGGTTAAATATTTATTAGCTTATAGGCTTCCTGTATGATTATTTATGCTCCCTTCTGAAAATagatgtgaggacccgtgcaggcgtgtgtttagccccacgttggttattcgctgggtagatcttgggtacttatgcaggatcaaggaatccaaacaataccttccggctagccattttgggtgaggtcctgagttgttacaaatggtatcagagcggacccggcccataacttatgtggactaggggacactgcagcacggatccattggggttgaccacggaccgatcgtggtgtttgtgattagatttgaatggatttgaacccttagcctgacgaggacgtcagggcttgaacggggggagtatgtgaggatccgtgcgggcgtatgtttagtcccacatcggttattcgctgggtagatcttgggtacttatacaggatcaaggaatccaaacaataccttccggctagccattttgggtgaggtcctgagttgttacaatagAAGTTATAATGAAGCATGTTACCTATAAGATTCTGCCTATCAATCTTATCTATATTCCTGATCCAATATTGTGCAtatcattctttaatggatccacATGCCACTTTGATATTCATATCCAATCCAATATCCTACTTTtcacaacaaaaaagaaaaagaaaaaccattgATTCCTTGACATAATTGCTGTTTATGTCAACCTTCAAGCAACTCCTTAACTTGTACTTTCGCGTAGTTGTTGAAGAAGAAGTTTGAATGCCAAATCTGCTGTTCTGTTtatgaaaataatataatattctgcTCGCAAGGTCGCCTTCTTTTGTTCACCTTGCATAAAGATGTTTGTGCGACCTAATTATAGGACCTGGTTCCATTGCTGGATAGGCTTGATGTGGTACTGTCCCTGAAGAATTTAAATTTTCCATGGAGTTATTATTGCAGCTAACCTTTGGACCACTCTTTTAAGCTTTCATTATCTCAGTGTAGAAATATGAGTCCAACTCATTCATTTCTCTTTTTTACTCAGATGACATCGAGTTATACAATATTTCTATATATAACTGTAATAATCGAGGACTTCAATCAAAAAAAGCTactcggaagatattatttggatttcttggtatcatataagtatccaagatttacCAAGTACATaacaatatgggactaaatacacgcccacaTAGGTCCCTTAGCATTCTCCTCATGTTTAAGCTCGAACATTCTCGCTAGactaaaaattcaaatccaatcacaagtaCCACATATGCAATTACAAACATTACGATTAGCTCGTGGTGAACCCAAATGGGCCCTTGCTACAACGTCCCCATGGCCCATATGATTTTAATTAATCTATGATTAGCTCGTGGTGAACCCAAATGGGCTGTTTAGCCCCACATCTGCTACGCACTAGATAGATAAGTGGTATCAAAACAGATCCGTCCCATAACCTATATAGACTATAAGACACTATAGCACGAGCCCGTTTAGACTAACAACGAGTAAATCGTGgtgcttgtaattagatttgtggtacttgtaattgaatttaaatggatttggaGCCTTAGCCTGATGAGAACACTAAGACTTAACGAGGGAAGCATGTGAGGACCTGTGCAGGCGtctatttagtctcacatcgattATATAGTGAATAGATCTTGTATACTTGTATAAGACTAAAGAACTCAAATAACACCTTCCAGTTGGCTTTTTTAGATGAGGTCTTAGGTTGTTATAACAACTTAAGTCTAAAATTTGGGAACTACTTCATTATATGTGTGAATGCACCATTTCTTTTTGAAACCTTTTGCTTTGTGAGCAACTTCATTATATGTGTAAATGCACCACTTCTTTTTGAAAACTTATATGGCTGATGAGTTGCACAATTCCACCTCTACTTGTTTTTTGCGGGTTGGGGCATGTGGTACGCATGGGAAAAAGGAAGGATATAACAcagtaacaacctaggacctcatcAAAAAATGCTAGCCAGAAAatgttatttgggtttcttagtCTTATATAAGCACCTAAAATCTTCTCAGTAAAtaatcgatgtaggactaaatacacacTCGCATGGGTCATACTCTTTGGCATGCTCGCTAGGTTACGGAGCCAAATCCAGTCAAATTTAATTACAAACATCACAAACAACACGTGGTTAGCCCTAACGAGTCTTGTTGCAGtatcctctagtccacataagcCATTGAGTGGATCCActctaatattatttataataatctAGGACCTTATCTAAAAAAATTAGCTGAAAAATGTTATTTAAGTTTGTTGGCCTTGTACAAGTACCCAAGATTCTTCGGACAAATGACCTACGTGTGACTAAGCACATACCCATATGGGTCCTCACAAACTCtttttttgctcttttttttttctgaatggTGCCACCATTGTCGCTCTGTAGGGATCCAGGTTGtaactaataaagaaaaagttctGTAAATAGAGCATGCATGCTGTTTGTTGTTATAATACATGTACTTACATAGACAATATTATTTGTTAGTAGGTTCAGAAATCTGTTGAATGAGCTGTCATCTCTCCTCAATTAAAGCTGAGGAATGAGAGAATGAATTTTGGTTCCCATGGAGAGCTTACCGTGTAGAAGTTAATTTAGTTGTCATACTATCATTGCTTGAATCTGTCTTCTCTCAAGGGAAGCAAGTCAGAAGCCCAAAAGGGGCAGATTTCTGATTAATATGGAAAATAATACagacatatgtatgtatgtatctatgtatgtatataggGTGTAAAGAGAGAACTCTACACTGTTCAGCGTTGGAAAATGCAAATGTATGCTGTTGCATTTGACTTACAAAGCTTAAAATGCTactctacaaaaaaaaatcacatcttTGGAAGACTCCTTGTCCACCATCTAAATAATTTTAGTGGCACAATAACATGTGCTGATTTTCTGCAGCTTGATGGATTGCCAAGAGGCTTCAAAAACATGGGATATTTTATATCTAGGCATTTTAAGACTTATAAATCTTAACCCCAAGACATGCATTGATGCATGCATACAACCATCCTTGACTGTTCAAAACACatcttgttgtggttcaaatctggcccgagggtgaccacaccGGAGGAGTCGTGGGAGCGGCCGGAGTACGGAGGAAAACGGGGAGAGAGTCACCTCCTACGACTGAcggtgtacctgcacaaagcttcaccggtgtttccgatgagggccctccgacgctcaagttagagtggagcTTAATTAGTAGATCCAGCCGAAAAAGTCCCTTAGGCATTACCTATTGGGATCCTTTATAGTCCTGATAGGAGCGCTTAAGTGGCGGAGattggcccgttcccatcatgagaGGGAGTGGCGCGCAGcctgagcttgcttgtggcgcgcggTAGAGTCTGCCGTTGGGAATGGTGAGATGTTGACAGCCGTAGCAAGGTATGGCCTGTTCTCATCATGAGTAGGAGTGGCGCGCAGGTTGAGCTTGCTTGTGACGCGCGGTGGAGCCCGTTCTTGGAAACGGTAAGACGCTGCCCCTGACTGTCGTGGGTCAATAAGCGGAGCACGGCGTGGCGGTGTCGCAATGCACGGCCACGTAGGAGGGCGAAAGCACGCACATGGGTGCGGTAGTTTAGCGAGACCGAGCTTATTGAGGTCGCATCAGGTATTCAGTGAGGTCGACTAGACTGGTGCTGAGCCAGCCTAGCATTACAGGCTTAGAGGTGTGCTCAATGGAGTGCTCTGAGCTGGAGGGTCGAAACATATTACTGGAGAGGgcgcccgagcttggtcgggcgaGTCGGCGAATAAAGGAGGGTGCCCCAATCTTGATCGGGGCGCGTCGGCGAATATCCATGGTTGAAGGAGCTTTCGGCGAATATCCATGGTTGAAGGAGCTTTCAGCGAAGTCCGAGGTCGGGCTGGTTCTGGACCAGACCGAGGACACGTTGGTGTCTGTTGGGCCGAAATTGGGTGGCCCTTTTGatgtgggctggacgatccattttgccccccatcacATCTATTTGCTAAAGCCGTTAGAAATAgctagagaaaaagaagaataataCTGCTTTTTCTAATAATCCAGTTATGTTTCTTTGAGAATCTGTTTGTGGATGTTGTGTCAACATGGGTTTGGTCTGTTGGTGCAAGATGCCATGGTAAAGTTGGGGAAGAAAACTATTGTATAAAGCAGATGCCATCGATTGCTATTGGTTTGGAGTAAGACTAACTTTTTATGCTTAACCTGTTGGCTACAACCCTTTAGCGAGTGCTGTTAGTTTCATGCATGGGTTAAAAGCTTTCTGTTCCCATTTGCAGATACTTCCAGCGTATTGCAGAATTCGTTTCAGAACCAGAGCAAGGCAGTGGATGTGCCTGCTGACTCGAGCTGCTATCCCAGCTGCATGTCAGCTTCTGTCCCTGATCATGATATTTCAGCATTCTTTCTATATTACCACTAGTACATAAAGAGCACGGGAGATCAGTATACAGCTTCTCTATTGCTGTAGATAGTTGGTGCAATTGATTTGGATGGAAAAATATACTTTCCATCTCCATTGCTGTATGCAGCTGTTAGTTTCCTTCTCTGTTGCTGTTTTAAGATACTGACTACATTTGCGTcttgaaagaaaatttatagCGAGCGATCTGTAAAAAGCTGCATGTAGATCGTTAGCAATTCTTACACCACAATAATCTTACCACCGCCATTTTTAAGTATGATAGAACCTTGTAATCCATGgcccttttttttggtacattgtAATCCATGGCTTTCGCGGGAGCAGAAACTCTTAGGTTAAGGATCTTTGCCTGCATGAGAATGATAGCCAAAGGACTGATGCCCCTCAGTTCTCGCTGAGGGGACTGCTCACCGGTGTCGCGTCAGGAAGTTTTTAGGGAAGAAGAACTGGACGACGCTTCTGAATTTTGATTGTTATgaatttgaaatatgatgatagCCTTAACTTGAAACTTGCATCCACTCAAATTATTGTATTAGTGATAGGCCTCAATGAGTGTGGTTGGAAGTTGGTGAAGAGCAATTGATGATAATTCATAGACTCGTATAACAACGGGTTTTCTCACTTCTTTCGATTTATATGCATGTCATTATGGTACACAAGTAACACAATTTAAGTTTGATCGCGAAAAACCAGAATGCCTCTGAACTGAGGTGATTATCAGAAGCATTGAAGgaaccatgagattaaaataCTTGGTTTTATAGACATAGTATAGGTGCATAAGATTGGTGCAACaaagataataataaaaagataatCACCTATATTTAGTTGTTCGAGCTGGTTGGCTGCTGACTACCAACTGTGGTCGGTTTGTGGTGTGTTCTAAAATTGAAGGATGCGTTTAATCTAGACGAGTTTTATTAGATAATTGGCATCACCTATATTTAGTTCTCTTTTTTTCAGTAAATTGGATTTATTAAACTAGTTTAGAATAAATACATTTGtgggaatcaaaagttaaaatAATGGATACTTCGGAAGGAATATCTATCATAGCCATCTAGAAAGTAGTTCCACTATGATTGGCAACATATTGTAGAACGGCACGCTATGCGGAGTAGATCGACTGTGCCGGCCCAAGATCTAGAACAAATACCaaacaaaaaatacaaaaagagaccggaagaaaaataattatgaggaaaaaaatattttattaaaaaattgagcCACACAAAAATGCTCTCTCCCACGCCTCACCAAAAGGGACAACTCTTATTCTCCCCCTCTATCTCTTTTCTCACGCTATATTAGGAGACACCAAAGGTCGCTTTAAATAGAGCATCATATGGGTGGGATCTTTGATTCCTACCCAAAGTCAAAAACCAACACCCACTAAAAGATGAGACTTAATAACCACTAAAGGATAAAGATAACTATTTTAGAAGGAATAGCTAAGTagaataaaactagaaatagaATCCTAAAATCATTAAAACTAATGACtaacaaaacaaaaattctAATAGGAGACTTGGCAATGAATCTCAAAACATATATTGTCATCCAGTCTGCAGCATTGTTAGCTTCTCTATGGACATGTGTCACTTCGTAAGACTATGAAGCTGCCCCCATTCTCCAACAATCATATCTTAAAAGATGAGCAATGGTCTCTAAAGATGGTGAGCTAAATAGCCACCTAATAACCGTTAGGGAGTCTCCTCAAGTATGATGTGAGAAGCCTTCAAAATTTTTATAGCCTATAACAAACCTTCCCATGCAACATACAATTTTGCCAAAGGAGCAGTAATGTTAAACAATCTAATACCACCTGCTACAATCAATGCACTACTCGCATTCTAATGATGAAGCTTGCTCCACTAGAATCTCCACTATTTTGAATATTGCCACCAAAGTTGATCTTGAGAAAACGAGAAGGTGGTGGCTCCCAAGTGAAGTAAGTCATCTATGGATTGCAGAGCTTGCAAAATAAGAGCCACAATTTTTCCCAACTATAAAGGATCCCTTTAGGGTAGTTACATTAATGTACTCCTAAGCCTAGCTGAATGCTCTCACacaagaatcattcagggatttTAAATAGGGGCTAATATAGCCTCTGTGCTCAAGTTATATCTAATAGATCTTTCTTAAATAATCTGCATGACGACATCAAGAGAGAGACTTCATATGGTTGCTATATCAGAAATAGGGGCCAATCTTTGGATCTAGGTCGCCAACCTGCAATCTATAATAACATGAGAAGTAGATTCCTTTATATTGGGGCATAAGTCACGGTGGTTTGGGATGAGGAGGCCATGTATGAACAAAGCAATCTTAGAATGAACGCCAATTCTCCATATCCAATCAATGTTATAAATTAATGGAGCTTCTGGCTTAGAAAACTTATAAAAATCTGCAACTCTAACCAACAACATAGATACAAGATCTCGTCCCAACCTATGCACACTATCTCTACCTGGTACAGGAATAATAAGAATTTTATCTACCAACCTTTCCAAAAAATATTGATAGATCACAGCAAATTCCCATCTATTCTCATCGACCAACATAAGATGCTTAATTTTAAGATTTGGCAATGAGCTAGTATCAACATAAATAGAGGTGCATATGGGTCAAATTATGAGTGGCCCCGACCCAACCCAGTTCCTTGTTTTGGATCCAGATccaacccaatagaagatcgAATCAGATTGTTTCGGATGCACAActataatttttgacccaacgggtCATTCGGGTCGGATCCATATAtaacccgacccaacccaaaaaatttgggTATGGTTCGGGTCTGGGTCAGGTCAGGTAAAGAGCTTCAAGgggaataagaaaaaaaatgcataaAGAGCTTCAAGAGGAAAAAATGCTGGTAACAAAAATTAAGAGAATGAAAAACTAAACTTCCTACTTCCTCTTAGTCTGTTGGGCAATGAtgagtaataaaaaaaattttatatttatcttccgagtaaatatataatataagcaTTAATGAAAACTATATTCGATCACAAGAAAAAGCCATTCATAGGCAAACAGCATAGAAAAAATCGAAAAGCCATGAAAACACGAAAAAAATCGAGCTAAAAAAGGAACAAAAGTAGATGCATCGGAGGGAGAAGGATCGATAAGGAGGAATGTAAGGGGCGTTGCAACCTACAGAAGAAGCTTATCGTCGCCACATTGTCGGAACCCTAAGCGCCGCTACCAGAACCCTAAGAGCCGCTACCAGAGGAGCTCCGCTTTGACCACCgccctccatctctctctctctctctctgaccctccttctctcttccttaTCCCTTATGCCTTCTtcgcccctccctctccctcgcctcCACGACTCGCCGACAAAACCCTCGTTTTCCCCTCGACTCTGAGCGACTGAGCACGGTTTCATAGCTCACAAGACATGACCATGATAGAAGTCTCGGAGATCGAGCCGGAGCACTGGGTCGGCCTTAAGCCCCAGCTCTGGGTCGGGTCGGATGACTGACTTGTTCAATTAGAGTGTAAGATAGTAATTTCAGTTGTTTGGTGTAACCCAGTAACCGAGGAAGCCAGCTGCTGCCGGGGTTCTCAAACGGCGAAGCCTTAGGGCGTGGGGTCCTCTCAAACGGCGAGGCCTTGTTTACTCCCTCCCTCAAGGTCGGTCAAGTTGGCACAGGGGTAAAAGAAGACAAAGAGTACCAATTATCAAAAGgtctaaaaaataaataaaatcatcATGGCGAAAGATATGGCTAAACgagtatttttattgatcacttTTAGTCATGCGGAGAAAAGGGCGACAGATAGGAAGGAAGTACTACTAAGGATACTTGAGTGCTTCCAAACAGAAAATGTCAAAACCATATTAATCGCAAAAGAGAATCATGCTCAGCAGGGGTATCACTATCACGCAGCAGTATTGGCAATGGTAAGCAGGTATACTTTCATAAA
It includes:
- the LOC103720815 gene encoding ras-related protein Rab7, coding for MWILDHNFRFIRNRFREDSKSTLVADISAIELRIGDRRVTLQLWDTAGQEKFQSLAPVFYRRADCCVLVFDVTNPSSFSSLYDWHKQFLEMARPSDREKFPFVLLGNKADTDGQTRRRVPEVRAKQWCSMRGNIRYFETSARDNQNVDAAFFHVAKLALANNDEQDIYFQRIAEFVSEPEQGSGCAC